The Candidatus Zixiibacteriota bacterium genome includes a window with the following:
- a CDS encoding GAF domain-containing protein: MPTEIATAPWPVRETEFDAADDRVSRVTHTPGAALQLHDIRARLAVTMQSADLRCRSGLGAVIDVVRQCVQCRAVAIRLIDQEGHAPFEVDLGFPEHFCSRRNLLSLSRDRCLCTQVLTETVDPECPGRTPSGSLVFGTAAELRFAHSHLPDQPAHLFCPDPDFASMALVPVRGAGFPLGLIHCADPRPHHFHPARIAILEAMAGEIGRALFFDSIWPSPWTPSGAAESPASCPMCGRLRVRGGWEDRAHRDLQGTSWSVRPARHVLCPHCLASQVPI, translated from the coding sequence ATGCCGACAGAGATCGCGACAGCGCCATGGCCGGTGCGGGAAACTGAGTTCGACGCAGCCGATGATCGCGTTTCCCGCGTGACGCACACCCCGGGAGCCGCCCTTCAGTTGCACGACATCAGAGCCCGGCTCGCCGTGACCATGCAGTCGGCCGACCTTCGTTGCCGGTCCGGTTTGGGTGCAGTCATTGATGTCGTGCGCCAATGCGTGCAATGCCGGGCCGTCGCCATTCGACTCATCGATCAGGAAGGGCACGCGCCCTTCGAGGTCGATCTCGGATTCCCGGAGCACTTCTGCTCACGTCGCAATCTCCTCAGTCTCTCCCGCGACCGGTGTCTGTGCACCCAAGTCCTGACGGAGACGGTCGATCCGGAGTGCCCCGGGAGGACTCCCAGCGGTTCGCTGGTCTTCGGCACCGCCGCTGAACTCCGATTCGCGCACAGTCACCTTCCCGATCAGCCCGCGCACCTGTTCTGCCCCGATCCCGATTTCGCCTCGATGGCGTTGGTTCCGGTTCGTGGCGCCGGATTCCCACTCGGTCTGATTCACTGCGCCGATCCCCGGCCCCACCACTTCCATCCTGCGCGCATCGCGATCCTGGAAGCGATGGCCGGGGAAATCGGTCGCGCCCTGTTCTTCGACTCGATTTGGCCATCACCGTGGACACCATCGGGCGCAGCGGAATCACCGGCATCCTGCCCGATGTGCGGACGGCTTCGCGTCCGCGGCGGCTGGGAAGATCGAGCACACCGGGACTTACAGGGGACCTCCTGGTCAGTTCGACCCGCGCGACATGTCCTCTGTCCCCACTGCCTGGCCAGCCAGGTCCCCATCTAA
- a CDS encoding squalene/phytoene synthase family protein yields the protein MSTNAQLVDAYNLCEEVAGRDKPHLYAAAQSFAWPETRRAFAATYASMRVIDDFIDDIPHRATIAASSRAGAARYLDDWLARVRQAQSGTHDSPGIWAALADTFGRFELPMTPWEELGRAMRSDLTTPAFRDWDHLRGYMAGASVAPAVVFMHLVLMQPQIDHTDGRFRSPWPYERVVDAAEDLAIFCYWVHILRDVATDLTQGGSGLVYLPQDDLRRFGLSVADLHRMRAANAATESYRQLARYEAERARDHLRRGRAHLPELLAVAPAGNAQALTRLVDTYVAVLQGLVDIDFDVFATATT from the coding sequence GTGAGTACCAACGCGCAACTCGTCGACGCCTACAATCTGTGCGAGGAGGTTGCAGGCCGCGACAAGCCGCACCTGTACGCGGCGGCCCAGTCGTTCGCCTGGCCCGAGACACGCCGCGCCTTCGCCGCCACCTATGCCTCGATGCGCGTCATTGACGACTTCATCGATGACATCCCGCACCGTGCCACAATCGCCGCATCCTCACGTGCTGGGGCCGCCCGGTACCTCGATGATTGGCTGGCGCGGGTCCGGCAGGCCCAATCCGGGACGCACGACTCTCCGGGCATTTGGGCGGCGCTCGCTGACACATTCGGGCGCTTCGAATTGCCGATGACACCGTGGGAGGAACTCGGCCGGGCGATGCGCAGCGACCTGACAACACCGGCGTTTCGTGACTGGGACCATCTGCGCGGATACATGGCCGGAGCCTCGGTGGCACCGGCCGTCGTATTCATGCACCTGGTGCTCATGCAGCCGCAGATCGATCACACCGATGGCCGCTTTCGCTCCCCCTGGCCCTACGAGCGCGTCGTCGACGCCGCTGAGGACCTGGCCATCTTCTGTTACTGGGTCCACATCCTGCGCGATGTCGCCACCGATCTGACACAAGGCGGCAGCGGCCTGGTGTATCTCCCACAAGATGACCTCCGACGATTCGGCCTGTCGGTTGCCGATCTGCATCGCATGCGCGCCGCCAACGCGGCGACCGAATCGTACCGACAACTGGCCCGGTATGAGGCGGAGCGAGCCAGAGACCACCTCCGACGGGGTCGCGCCCATTTACCCGAGCTTCTCGCAGTCGCCCCTGCAGGCAACGCACAGGCGCTGACCCGGCTCGTGGACACCTATGTCGCTGTCTTGCAGGGCCTTGTCGACATCGACTTCGATGTCTTCGCCACCGCTACGACCTGA
- a CDS encoding SDR family oxidoreductase, whose amino-acid sequence MTPLKDKTILITGASAGIGAATAHAFAREGARLILAARRMDRLQGLAEELKQSHDTEAICLRLDLRQHKSVGSELDKLPDNWRGIDILVNNGGLSRGLDKLHGGNPDDWDEMIDVNIRGLLAVSRAVIPWMVKRGSGHVINLGSIAGHEVYPNGNVYCATKFAVRALTKGMMLDLFGTPIRVTSIDPGMVETEFSLVRFHGDRERAAKVYKGTTPLTGDDVAEAIVWAANRPAHVNIAEMLILPTVQRSTGLLYRET is encoded by the coding sequence ATGACACCGCTCAAAGACAAGACCATCCTCATTACCGGCGCCTCGGCGGGCATCGGTGCGGCGACCGCACATGCCTTCGCGCGCGAGGGAGCGCGTCTGATCCTGGCCGCAAGACGCATGGATCGATTACAGGGACTCGCCGAGGAATTGAAACAGTCCCACGACACGGAGGCCATCTGCTTGCGTCTCGATTTGCGGCAGCACAAGTCGGTCGGAAGCGAGCTGGACAAGCTACCGGACAATTGGCGCGGCATCGATATCCTGGTCAACAACGGCGGCCTGTCGCGCGGGTTGGACAAGTTGCACGGAGGGAATCCGGACGATTGGGATGAGATGATCGACGTGAACATCCGGGGGCTCCTGGCGGTCAGCCGCGCGGTGATTCCCTGGATGGTCAAGCGCGGCAGCGGGCACGTGATCAACCTCGGCTCGATCGCCGGGCACGAAGTCTATCCCAACGGCAATGTCTATTGTGCCACCAAGTTCGCCGTCCGGGCACTGACCAAGGGGATGATGCTCGATCTGTTTGGGACGCCGATCCGTGTGACATCGATCGATCCGGGGATGGTGGAGACGGAGTTCAGTCTGGTCCGCTTTCACGGCGACCGCGAGCGCGCTGCCAAGGTCTACAAAGGGACGACACCGTTGACCGGCGACGATGTTGCCGAAGCCATTGTCTGGGCCGCCAATCGACCGGCGCACGTCAACATCGCCGAGATGCTCATCCTGCCGACCGTGCAGCGTTCGACCGGGCTGCTGTATCGGGAGACATGA
- a CDS encoding pitrilysin family protein — protein sequence MATSPPVAPTTGYRMPNGLEVILKENHSSPMIASIVFVRSGAKYETEFNNGVTHFLEHLLFDGTARRTQEEISDRIKNLGGYINAFTRKEVTAYMSLIPAEYIAEALDIQQDMLFHSIFPEDRFPKERNIVIEEMRKDNDSPDNIVEAFYDRWAYAGSPYARPVIGYENLIATIPRAEVIDYYHTYYQPGNMILLVIGDFDTPAMQTLLEQTYGQHPARQIPPRAAITVPPIVGRTVQRTTADVGETRVDVHLRLPVYSDPAYCPLALWTEILNDRTLSPLQKALVEGKDAPATSVSTALETQAEFSALRISVATDQPANADRIVSAIDETMRRLPQFAITADDIHVLTTRLVVEDVFLREKLHYYAIMKAPMLAVTGYDFMDQLPTRMAQVTPAALQQAAAKHLTGDNSVITIVTPPDTTAARTDAQKPSQRSIYEKRVLGNGLTAIVKSNPDSRVFAVNILGQYRSALEPEGETGISDFVNRMLVSGTPTMSKDQIGRALTAIGAELTTNDNPYIPYDDRYTTPQFTFIKFATIDDYAAKGAALLADLVGHASFPPEEVELTKRQVMGILGMEQGSTGQSCRALFYKTLFGDGPYGHTILGSPQTVGTFTSEDLQQHRGTLYAPANILLTCATNLTPTAAFALLDSTFGRLPAGTPPSISGIPAPTPPTGVVKQHKPMQKEQVYIYMGGPLPGAADPDAAAIMVAAQILSARLGDELREKKGWAYSVGAAVGFDRDFGWYVCTMGTGKANYDSAQAGIVAQIRRLQTEPVSTAELETAQNTLWGSSLTARLSRVNQAYYMGVDEFLGRGYDDSDYMAEHVRQVTVPDVLRVAKNHFSTENHILATVGKLE from the coding sequence ATGGCGACCAGTCCGCCGGTAGCGCCGACCACCGGCTACCGCATGCCCAACGGACTGGAAGTGATCCTCAAGGAGAACCACTCCAGCCCGATGATCGCTTCGATCGTCTTCGTGCGCTCCGGTGCGAAGTATGAGACCGAATTCAACAACGGCGTCACGCATTTCCTCGAGCACCTGTTGTTCGACGGTACCGCGCGCCGCACCCAGGAGGAGATCTCCGACCGCATCAAGAACCTCGGCGGCTACATCAACGCCTTCACGCGCAAGGAGGTGACCGCCTACATGTCGCTAATCCCGGCCGAGTACATCGCCGAGGCGCTCGACATCCAGCAGGACATGCTGTTCCATTCGATCTTTCCGGAAGACCGCTTTCCCAAGGAACGCAACATCGTCATCGAGGAGATGCGCAAGGACAACGACTCCCCCGACAACATCGTGGAGGCGTTCTACGACCGCTGGGCCTACGCCGGCAGTCCCTACGCCCGTCCGGTGATCGGCTACGAGAATCTCATCGCCACCATTCCCCGCGCGGAAGTGATCGACTATTACCATACGTACTACCAGCCGGGGAACATGATCCTTCTGGTGATCGGCGACTTCGACACCCCGGCGATGCAGACGCTGTTGGAGCAGACATACGGTCAACACCCGGCTCGACAGATTCCGCCGCGGGCGGCGATCACCGTCCCGCCGATCGTGGGACGCACCGTCCAGCGCACGACCGCCGATGTCGGCGAAACGCGGGTCGACGTGCACCTGCGGCTCCCGGTCTATTCCGATCCGGCCTACTGTCCTCTGGCACTCTGGACCGAAATCCTCAATGACCGGACGCTCTCGCCCCTGCAAAAGGCCCTCGTCGAGGGGAAAGATGCGCCGGCGACCAGCGTCAGTACCGCCTTGGAGACACAAGCCGAGTTCTCGGCGCTGCGCATCAGCGTCGCCACCGACCAACCGGCCAATGCCGACCGCATCGTCTCCGCAATCGATGAGACCATGCGCCGTCTCCCGCAGTTCGCCATCACAGCCGATGATATCCACGTGTTGACGACCCGTCTGGTGGTCGAGGACGTCTTCCTGCGGGAGAAACTGCACTACTACGCGATCATGAAGGCACCGATGCTGGCGGTCACGGGCTATGATTTCATGGACCAGTTGCCCACGCGCATGGCCCAGGTCACGCCAGCGGCGCTGCAGCAGGCCGCCGCCAAGCACCTCACCGGCGACAACTCGGTGATCACCATCGTGACGCCGCCGGACACGACCGCCGCCAGAACGGACGCACAGAAACCATCACAACGCTCGATCTACGAGAAACGCGTATTGGGCAACGGCCTGACCGCCATCGTGAAGAGCAATCCCGACTCGCGTGTCTTCGCCGTCAACATCCTGGGCCAGTATCGGTCGGCGTTGGAGCCGGAAGGGGAGACGGGGATCTCGGACTTCGTCAACCGCATGCTGGTCAGCGGAACCCCGACGATGAGCAAGGATCAGATCGGACGCGCGCTCACCGCCATCGGCGCGGAGTTGACCACGAACGACAACCCGTACATCCCGTACGATGACCGCTACACGACGCCGCAGTTCACTTTCATCAAGTTTGCCACGATCGATGATTACGCCGCCAAGGGGGCGGCGTTGCTGGCCGACCTCGTCGGACATGCATCGTTCCCGCCCGAAGAAGTCGAACTGACCAAGCGCCAGGTGATGGGGATTCTGGGCATGGAACAGGGGTCGACCGGCCAGAGCTGCCGGGCGTTGTTCTACAAGACGTTGTTTGGCGATGGCCCGTATGGGCACACGATCCTCGGCTCCCCGCAGACGGTCGGCACGTTCACTTCCGAGGACTTGCAGCAGCATCGCGGCACTCTGTACGCACCGGCGAACATCCTTTTGACATGCGCAACCAACCTGACTCCCACCGCCGCGTTCGCACTCCTGGACTCGACATTTGGCCGGCTCCCGGCGGGGACACCGCCATCCATCAGCGGCATTCCCGCGCCGACACCGCCGACCGGTGTCGTCAAGCAGCACAAACCGATGCAGAAGGAGCAGGTTTACATCTACATGGGCGGCCCCCTGCCGGGCGCGGCCGATCCGGATGCCGCGGCGATCATGGTCGCGGCTCAGATTCTCTCGGCCCGCCTGGGGGATGAACTGCGGGAAAAGAAGGGGTGGGCGTACTCCGTGGGCGCCGCCGTCGGCTTCGATCGCGACTTCGGCTGGTATGTCTGCACGATGGGCACAGGGAAAGCCAACTACGACTCTGCTCAAGCCGGGATTGTGGCACAGATTCGCCGCCTGCAAACTGAGCCGGTCAGCACCGCCGAGCTGGAGACCGCACAGAACACGCTGTGGGGGTCATCGCTGACGGCGCGGCTGTCGCGCGTCAATCAGGCGTATTATATGGGCGTCGATGAGTTTCTCGGTCGCGGCTACGACGACAGCGACTACATGGCCGAGCATGTGCGCCAAGTGACGGTCCCGGATGTGCTGCGCGTGGCCAAGAACCACTTCAGCACCGAGAACCACATCTTGGCCACCGTGGGGAAGTTGGAGTAG
- a CDS encoding SelT/SelW/SelH family (seleno)protein, with the protein MAKKITIKYCNEUNYQPRAASLAAEIKDRLQIDPELIPGSGGVFDVKVDGRLIFSKAVAGRFPETAEILDAIK; encoded by the coding sequence ATGGCCAAGAAGATCACCATAAAGTACTGCAACGAGTGAAACTATCAGCCCCGGGCTGCCAGTCTGGCGGCCGAGATCAAGGACCGGCTCCAGATCGATCCCGAGTTGATTCCCGGTTCCGGAGGGGTTTTTGACGTCAAAGTCGACGGCCGGCTGATCTTCTCCAAGGCCGTGGCCGGACGATTCCCGGAAACGGCGGAGATTCTGGACGCTATCAAATGA